From Microcaecilia unicolor chromosome 11, aMicUni1.1, whole genome shotgun sequence, the proteins below share one genomic window:
- the LOC115480220 gene encoding uncharacterized protein LOC115480220 isoform X1 has product MKLFLSLVLMLHNGAFSSGKCFNQPIHCSDTINLTKIAQNCQVLNWSEFDLCINVTHLILSHNNITEIANSSKIQLPDLVNLDLSFNCLQHLPEGFLSDSVKLQTLSLKHNDLRKLPHEFLKDSGKLALLSLEGNPLPSVPSSLFKASLKTLTVDCRCDITGHILKITQQCAANNISSSNCTNPFFKCVSSSSEWSDLREFHKQQCQSPSLLALYICLPIVAVGILGGIAFYCIMKRRRVGTDFPSKEASSDLSPSHGQPRYMTRNMGGLSQPGPRQVQNPSKEYENVFVGPLQTEPIGQYECLDRKKQHQGPKSRKQMPEDNYYMKYDASEGDQPIYCNTTSAFTIITIPLMWKRTMFTLCLTSEPNAWFSFQLPKCFCFLS; this is encoded by the exons ATGAAACTGTTCCTGTCACTGGTGTTGATGCTTCACAATGGAGCTTTCAGCAGTGGAAAATGCTTCAATCAGCCAATACATTGTAGTGATACCATAAATTTAACCAAAATTGCTCAAAACTGTCAGGTACTGAACTGGTCAGAATTTGACCTATGCATCAATGTGACCCATCTTATCCTAAGCCACAATAACATCACTGAGATTGCCAATTCTTCCAAAATTCAGCTCCCAGATCTGGTTAATCTGGATCTCTCATTCAACTGCTTGCAACATCTGCCAGAGGGCTTTCTCTCCGATTCTGTCAAACTACAGACACTCAGCCTAAAGCACAATGATCTCCGAAAACTGCCGCATGAATTTTTAAAAGACTCTGGCAAACTTGCCCTTTTGAGTCTAGAAGGAAACCCTTTGCCTTCTGTCCCATCAAGCCTCTTCAAAGCCAGTCTGAAGACTCTGACTGTGGACTGCCGTTGTGATATAACAGGACATATATTGAAGATAACTCAGCAATGTGCTGCGAATAACATCAGCTCTAGCAATTGCACGAATCCTTTCTTCAAATGTGTATCATCATCATCGGAATGGTCAGACCTGAGGGAGTTCCATAAGCAGCAGTGCCAAAGCCCCAGTCTGCTTGCTCTCTATATTTGCCTGCCCATTGTGGCTGTGGGGATCCTTGGTGGAATAGCTTTCTATTGTATCATGAAGAGAAGGAGGGTTGGCACGGATTTTCCAAGCAAAGAAGCTTCCTCTGACCTGTCTCCCAGTCATGGTCAACCACGATACATGACGAGGAACATGGGAGGTCTCTCCCAACCAGGCCCCCGGCAGGTCCAAAACCCAAGCAAGGAATATGAGAATGTTTTTGTTGGTCCTTTGCAGACTGAACCAATTGGACAATATGAGTGTCTGGACAGAAAGAAACAACACCAAGGCCCCAAAAG TAGAAAACAGATGCCAGAGGACAATTACTACATGAAGTATGATGCCAGTGAAGGTGATCAGCCTATCTACTGTAATACCACATCTGCATTTACCATAATAACAATTCCCCTAATGTGGAAGAGGACGATGTTTACATTGTGCCTGACAAGTGAACCCAACGCTTGGTTCAGCTTCCAGCTCCCCAAATGCTTCTGTTTCTTGTCATAA
- the LOC115480220 gene encoding uncharacterized protein LOC115480220 isoform X2, with protein sequence MKLFLSLVLMLHNGAFSSGKCFNQPIHCSDTINLTKIAQNCQVLNWSEFDLCINVTHLILSHNNITEIANSSKIQLPDLVNLDLSFNCLQHLPEGFLSDSVKLQTLSLKHNDLRKLPHEFLKDSGKLALLSLEGNPLPSVPSSLFKASLKTLTVDCRCDITGHILKITQQCAANNISSSNCTNPFFKCVSSSSEWSDLREFHKQQCQSPSLLALYICLPIVAVGILGGIAFYCIMKRRRVGTDFPSKEASSDLSPSHGQPRYMTRNMGGLSQPGPRQVQNPSKEYENVFVGPLQTEPIGQYECLDRKKQHQGPKRKQMPEDNYYMKYDASEGDQPIYCNTTSAFTIITIPLMWKRTMFTLCLTSEPNAWFSFQLPKCFCFLS encoded by the exons ATGAAACTGTTCCTGTCACTGGTGTTGATGCTTCACAATGGAGCTTTCAGCAGTGGAAAATGCTTCAATCAGCCAATACATTGTAGTGATACCATAAATTTAACCAAAATTGCTCAAAACTGTCAGGTACTGAACTGGTCAGAATTTGACCTATGCATCAATGTGACCCATCTTATCCTAAGCCACAATAACATCACTGAGATTGCCAATTCTTCCAAAATTCAGCTCCCAGATCTGGTTAATCTGGATCTCTCATTCAACTGCTTGCAACATCTGCCAGAGGGCTTTCTCTCCGATTCTGTCAAACTACAGACACTCAGCCTAAAGCACAATGATCTCCGAAAACTGCCGCATGAATTTTTAAAAGACTCTGGCAAACTTGCCCTTTTGAGTCTAGAAGGAAACCCTTTGCCTTCTGTCCCATCAAGCCTCTTCAAAGCCAGTCTGAAGACTCTGACTGTGGACTGCCGTTGTGATATAACAGGACATATATTGAAGATAACTCAGCAATGTGCTGCGAATAACATCAGCTCTAGCAATTGCACGAATCCTTTCTTCAAATGTGTATCATCATCATCGGAATGGTCAGACCTGAGGGAGTTCCATAAGCAGCAGTGCCAAAGCCCCAGTCTGCTTGCTCTCTATATTTGCCTGCCCATTGTGGCTGTGGGGATCCTTGGTGGAATAGCTTTCTATTGTATCATGAAGAGAAGGAGGGTTGGCACGGATTTTCCAAGCAAAGAAGCTTCCTCTGACCTGTCTCCCAGTCATGGTCAACCACGATACATGACGAGGAACATGGGAGGTCTCTCCCAACCAGGCCCCCGGCAGGTCCAAAACCCAAGCAAGGAATATGAGAATGTTTTTGTTGGTCCTTTGCAGACTGAACCAATTGGACAATATGAGTGTCTGGACAGAAAGAAACAACACCAAGGCCCCAAAAG AAAACAGATGCCAGAGGACAATTACTACATGAAGTATGATGCCAGTGAAGGTGATCAGCCTATCTACTGTAATACCACATCTGCATTTACCATAATAACAATTCCCCTAATGTGGAAGAGGACGATGTTTACATTGTGCCTGACAAGTGAACCCAACGCTTGGTTCAGCTTCCAGCTCCCCAAATGCTTCTGTTTCTTGTCATAA